The Henckelia pumila isolate YLH828 chromosome 2, ASM3356847v2, whole genome shotgun sequence genome includes a window with the following:
- the LOC140880685 gene encoding probable pectinesterase/pectinesterase inhibitor 61, with protein MEYGRLGPTEPKGSSIPSMNNEPTSTVKPKKKKSTKLKLLLIVAATLMVASAICAALVVTLRNTAAASKLRRRHPSEAMSRTCGKTLYPSLCLDSLIDFPGALAASDKELVHISVNMTLQRVGRALYHASEFTNLPMGSHERSAYDACLELLDDSVDFLTRSLGGGDDAASASSAAASTQDILTWLSASLTSHDTCDEGFEELRGDVKNQMSDRLKDLPQLVSNSLAIYSAIGGGNDDFSGIPIQNRRRKLLDKVKKHTSNFPTWLSRKDRMLLDMPVSALSADIVVSQDGNGTYKTIAEAIKKVPEHNTRRTIIYVKAGKYEEDNLKVGRKKTNVMFIGDGKGKTVITGGRNIFDKITTFHTASFAATGAGFIARDISFENWAGPSKHQAVALRIGADHAVIFRCNIIGYQDTLYIHSQRQFYRECDIYGTVDFIFGNAAAVIQSCTIHARKPMPLQKNTITAQNRKDPNQNTGISIHACKLVAEPDLEKEKDAYPTYLGRPWKLYSRTVYLLSNMGDHIHPSGWLEWNATFALDTLYYGEYMNYGPGSALGQRVKWPGYRVIKSAEEASRFTVAQFIYGSSWLPSTGVAFLSGLST; from the exons ATGGAGTACGGCAGGCTCGGACCCACCGAGCCTAAGGGCTCCTCAATCCCGAGCATGAACAACGAACCCACGTCGACCgtgaaaccaaaaaaaaaaaagagtaccAAACTCAAGCTTCTCCTGATCGTCGCCGCCACTCTCATGGTGGCGTCCGCCATCTGCGCCGCGCTGGTGGTGACTCTCCGGAACACAGCAGCAGCATCGAAGCTCCGCCGGCGGCACCCCTCCGAGGCCATGTCAAGAACCTGCGGCAAGACTCTGTATCCCTCTCTCTGTTTGGATTCCCTCATAGATTTCCCCGGCGCCCTCGCCGCCTCCGACAAAGAACTGGTTCACATTTCCGTTAACATGACCCTGCAGAGAGTGGGCCGCGCTCTGTATCACGCCTCCGAATTCACTAACCTCCCCATGGGATCTCACGAGAGATCAGCCTACGACGCCTGCCTCGAGCTCCTGGACGATTCCGTCGACTTCCTCACTCGCTCGCTCGGCGGCGGAGACGACGCCGCCTCCGCCTCCTCCGCCGCCGCGTCGACTCAGGACATATTAACCTGGCTCAGCGCCTCGCTGACAAGTCACGACACCTGCGATGAAGGATTCGAGGAACTCAGGGGAGACGTGAAGAATCAAATGTCGGATCGGTTGAAGGATTTACCCCAACTCGTGAGCAATTCACTCGCGATTTACTCCGCCATTGGCGGCGGTAACGACGATTTCTCCGGGATCCCGATACAGAATCGGCGACGGAAATTATTGGACAAGGTGAAAAAACACACGTCTAATTTCCCGACATGGTTGTCTAGGAAAGATCGAATGCTTTTAGACATGCCGGTGTCGGCGTTAAGCGCGGACATAGTCGTCTCGCAAGATGGCAATGGGACGTACAAGACGATCGCGGAGGCGATCAAGAAGGTGCCGGAGCACAACACTCGTCGAACTATAATCTATGTGAAGGCTGGAAA GTATGAAGAGGACAACTTGAAAGTGGGGAGGAAGAAGACGAACGTGATGTTCATCGGAGATGGGAAGGGCAAGACGGTCATTACGGGTGGCAGAAATATATTTGATAAAATCACTACATTCCACACCGCATCTTTCG CGGCAACTGGAGCTGGTTTCATTGCAAGGGACATATCATTTGAAAACTGGGCAGGACCTAGCAAGCACCAAGCCGTGGCGCTCCGTATCGGAGCCGATCACGCGGTCATTTTCCGATGCAACATCATCGGATATCAAGACACCCTATACATTCACTCCCAGAGGCAATTTTACCGCGAATGCGACATATATGGCACGGTAGACTTTATATTCGGTAACGCCGCAGCCGTTATCCAGAGCTGTACCATTCATGCCCGTAAGCCGATGCCACTTCAGAagaacacgatcaccgcgcagAATCGCAAGGATCCTAACCAGAACACCGGCATATCGATCCATGCATGCAAACTCGTGGCAGAACCCGATCTTGAGAAGGAAAAGGATGCGTATCCCACGTATTTAGGGCGACCCTGGAAATTGTATTCCCGAACGGTGTACTTGCTTTCTAACATGGGTGATCACATTCACCCTAGCGGTTGGCTAGAGTGGAATGCGACATTTGCCCTAGACACATTGTATTATGGCGAGTATATGAATTACGGTCCGGGTAGCGCGTTAGGGCAGCGCGTAAAATGGCCGGGTTATCGTGTCATTAAGTCCGCGGAGGAGGCCAGCAGGTTCACGGTGGCGCAGTTTATTTACGGGTCGTCTTGGTTGCCATCGACCGGTGTCGCGTTCTTGTCGGGCCTCTCAACTTGA
- the LOC140882497 gene encoding GDSL esterase/lipase At4g10955-like: MASEREIFGHAGPYFLTAIDWNNSYHRRAIAASLVQGVYQLERDRHHNRHGPHALAPPWWEFFHFRLIQVLVDDHDVSYFGAIFEFMNKSPHDHDHPTPSSLIFQRPPAPLYVVAFRGTIKKAINRAQDFKLNLHCVLNNLDKSTRFQTGSEAVRGLASRVGSGNIWLAGHSLGASIALTIGREMARSGDGHGDHVETYLFNPPFMSPPIERIKNDKLRLGLRFANSVLTAGLAMAVNGRKKGGRDTDEFSILSSWVPYLFINPRDVICSEYVGYFEHREKMESIGAGRIGRIATQHSIGSVVSAARGKVSCGAVHLIPSAYLSVNCSPCASFSEAHGIHQWWRPDLEFQYKFYQYK; the protein is encoded by the coding sequence GAATAACTCATACCATAGGAGAGCCATTGCCGCAAGCTTGGTTCAAGGAGTGTACCAACTGGAACGCGACCGGCACCACAACCGGCACGGCCCTCACGCCCTCGCCCCGCCGTGGTGGGAATTCTTCCATTTCAGACTAATCCAAGTCCTCGTGGACGATCACGACGTCTCCTACTTCGGCGCCATATTCGAGTTCATGAATAAATCTCCACATGATCATGATCATCCTACGCCTAGTTCATTAATATTCCAGAGGCCGCCAGCTCCGCTCTACGTGGTCGCCTTCCGCGGCACCATCAAGAAAGCCATCAACAGGGCCCAAGATTTCAAGCTCAACCTCCACTGCGTGCTCAACAATCTCGACAAGAGCACGAGGTTCCAAACCGGCTCCGAGGCGGTCCGAGGTTTGGCCAGCAGGGTCGGCTCGGGGAACATATGGCTGGCGGGACACTCGTTGGGAGCATCCATTGCTCTCACCATCGGAAGGGAAATGGCGAGAAGCGGTGACGGTCATGGTGATCACGTGGAAACTTATCTCTTCAATCCTCCTTTCATGTCCCCTCCCATCGAACGTATCAAAAACGACAAGTTGAGGCTCGGGTTGAGGTTCGCAAACAGCGTGCTCACGGCGGGGCTCGCTATGGCTGTGAATGGAAGGAAAAAGGGGGGAAGAGATACCGACGAGTTTTCGATATTGTCTTCTTGGGTGCCGTACTTGTTCATCAACCCGAGGGATGTGATTTGCAGCGAGTATGTGGGGTATTTCGAGCACAGGGAGAAGATGGAGTCGATCGGGGCAGGAAGAATAGGGAGGATAGCCACGCAGCATTCCATCGGGAGCGTCGTGTCGGCGGCTAGAGGGAAGGTTTCGTGTGGCGCGGTGCATCTGATTCCTTCAGCATATTTGAGCGTCAATTGCAGCCCTTGTGCTAGTTTCAGCGAAGCTCATGGGATTCATCAGTGGTGGAGGCCGGATTTGGAGTTCCAGTACAAGTTTTACCAATACAAGTGA